The Sebastes fasciatus isolate fSebFas1 chromosome 22, fSebFas1.pri, whole genome shotgun sequence genome includes the window aactccttcctaacaagctagtatgacatggttggtaccagtggattccttaagttttttctagtttcatatgataccagtatcgtcacAATAATCTAtaacaagttgcattaatgtgttaaagacattagtggcgttaaaacaaatttgcatgatcgcgttaactttgacagccctaatctatttataaatgaataatgGCCAAATATCAAAATGGTTGTCAGCCTCAAACATCCAGTATCTGTGTGGCTACAGTATATTGTGGGAATTAAAATCATGTCAAGTCACCACATTAAGACTGTAAATACTTTTCTTACAGAATGTGGACTCTGATGAACTGAACTACGCAGCAGTGACATTTCAACCGAGAGCAAAAAGAAGACAGCCGGAGCCGAATGTTATTTATGCTGCTACCAGATAAGACTCAGGAGATAACTGGAGCTGATGctgtaataatatcaatatgctTTAGAGCTTTTGTAGAGCTTGTTGGTGAGAGGAAGAACCACTCTTGcctaaacatttaattttgcaATAAAGATCTGATGCATGCAGAGCTTTCATTCTGAGCATTTCCTTTCTCTGAGTCAAAGAATACATGTTTGGTGTTTGATGGAGGACGAGCCTGTCCAGAGTCTCTTATACTGAGGGCTTAGATGGAGGTCTGCAGCAGTGAGTGAGGAACACATCACTTGTTTGACAGGAAGAGGCAGTACAGTGTGGTCAGAGCACAACTGAGGTGAAAATCATGAGGCCTGTTAAAggtttctaaaaataaaatgtgggtGAGACAATTCAAAACCTCAAGAGCAGGATAGAAGaaccatacagtacatatagtcCAAACAGAGTATTTTGATTGCGATAACACAACACGTgtgaaatgaattaaaatgtataaaaaatggATTACCACTGGCAGGTAGGTAGACTGATATAGGTTGAGGTTCAGGAGGCTGGCGAGCAAAGGAACGAAGCAACGTTGACGATCTGGCAACTGACTGTGGAAAAGGGGGCTGGTTTAAATACCTCCAGGGTGATTGAAGAATAGGACTCAGGTGAGCAGGTGGATGTGGGAGTCAGGTGGGAAAGTGCTGCACGGAACCTGCCTTATCCCCAAACTGctccgaaggctgtgccatcggtgtgaattgagattagatcctgatgggcaggtcggcaccttgcatggcagcttctgccgtcagtgtatgaatgtgtgtgtgaatgctgacatgtagtgtaaaacgCTTACCACCGGACGCCATGTAAGCAGCTATTCTATTAGGTActaaaaatatctatatttctaAAAATCAATGACTTAATTCAGCTGTCATGGATACCAACAGCTTGTGCAGAACTAACAAACATGACCAGCATCTGTAAAacattttgtatgctaaatgcagtacctgtgagggtttctggacaatatctatcattgttttgtgttgttaattgatttacaataataaatatatacatacatttgcataaagcagcatatttgcccactcccaaaCACAAATCCAAAACATTGCATCCAGACATCGCAGCATCAAGCATAAAAATATTACGTGACAGGTGTGTCACTTTGTTTTCTTGTCATatttcatacagtatgtcataccAGAGCAGACTGTTACGGGTTAGGTGAGGATGCTTTCAATGACAGCTGTAGGAGTCGTGTTGTTTAAGCATTTACAATTCTTTGTGGCAACTTTTGTCTCAAATAGCGTCTGACACAGATATAACTTTGACTCTCCTACCACCAAACTTTCCTGTGAAGTCATATTTCAAAGTTTTTGCATTCGGCGAATGTGAGCAGcaagatgaaaaacaaacccCGCCTCTCTAAACCCTTTATAAGAGCTCAGCGGTACAAACTATCCCTGCAATGACGCGATTAAATGCACAATGAGGAGCTTCACCTTGATAACAGCTTTACTTCTCTGCAGCCTCAGTAAGTACTGACATCAAACCATGTAACCAGTAACCCACCAGAATATGAACTTGCAAATTAGAACTGAATgtattcttgttgttgttgtcttattACAGTAACTGTTGCATTACAAGCTTAGGGTTGTTTGTTTCAGGCTCCGTCTCAGGTTTTGAGTCTCAGACTGTGGAGGTTCAGTCTGGTGATGAAGTCACACTGACGTGCACCAACATTACCAGCGCTCCAGTTTATGCGAACTGGTTCAGACTGATCAACAGAACCAAGCCCAGCTGGATCTCCTCTATGTACGGGTTTGAAGGTGACGCTTCGTACTGTGTTGAATTTCAAAATAGATTTGAAATGAGCTCCAACAAGTCCACTGTCTTTCTTAAAATCAAGCGAGTGGATTTATCTGACTCTGGACTGTATTTCTGTGGATTCTACGTGGACAAACATACCAACATTGCCGATGCAACGCATTTAATTGTTCAAGGTAAGACTGTCATATTTACATACATCTCACATTTATTGCATTAAAACAGCATAAAGACAAATAAGAAACCAATACGTGtcaaaacaattattattatttttttttaaaggtgatgGTGAATCTGAGGGTGAAGTGGATTTTAAGACTGAAAGTAAGATTCTCCTTTTTCATTGTGCAAGTTACCACCGAGCCAGTAATTTCAATCTTAACCACGTCTTTAAAAAATAGAATCTAATTCTATCATTGTTCTTTTAGAGGGGTGTGATGAAACGGCAAACCTAATGAGTTTGATCCTGGGTGGTCTGACCGTTTCCCTCACCATAGTCGTCGTTGTTCTGGCTGTTAAAGTCAGGAAACTTCAGAGAGGTACAGCagatttagaatttgttacacATGATGGAAAAATCTAAAGCAAAGTATATGATCAGTAATAATGAACTAATCACACTTTTGTCTTTTGCCATTTAGCTGTGAATGAGGAGCCGCAGCCAGAAAGAAACAAGGTGAACTCACCATTAACTTAAATAAAACTGTTATGGTTTTAAAGTTGCATTTAAACACATGATATGTCTGTTAATGATCATTGTCCCGAGCGGATGCAGTCGTCTTTAACCTTATGTAAAAATGATCTATTAACTTCCtacttttaaaatctaatttcagATATGATCTTTGAACTTTAACAGTTGAGGGTCATTAACTTTAAATTTAATCTCAATCTAATTTTCCTGTCCTATTGTTTGAACAACTTTCAATGAGTAAACAGAATTTTTCCTAGTTTTAATTTAAAGGGCGGAtccattatttttgtttgtttgaggtttttatatcatcctgcagcttcccagtggtgttacTTATGTATCCATATCCGAACAATAAAATGTTGGTCAAAGTACGTATGTTTCAGCGTCAacatgctattttcccaagcccttctaaagacttttttcccatgtgacctgacgtagCTTTCTGCATGAtaacgctgctacatgtacagtatatatacatccttatagtcaatgtattaacgttacatacagtaacttcgATGGCGTTCAGCGCGCTccaagtttggagaagcagacaggagtactggcacggaagctaagcaatgtactgctgtgtgaaCGCCGCGTTAGTTTGGcgccgaaagtcacacaataacacaaacaaactaaccgatcgatgcagcaaTAGACCAGCAACTACTGTgatctgtgaggtaaaattactgtttttgtgaatggagtctggtggctttgaagagagcaatataacggcttcagtttcccGTCGGAAAGTGCCGCCTGATGGCAatgtaaagcggtgaaaatattctaaatatacatttaatctgatattgaattttttaggtggctaaaatgtgtttttctgccgttcccgtccacagctgctttacctcgccgtcagggAAATGAAGCCGTTAtctttgctctcttcaaagctaccagactccattcaagaaaacagtcattttaccttgcagCTCGTGggagcatacatacatacaactcCTAAGGTTCCTAAATCCTATGGTTAAATGATTCCTTCTTGGAACAACCCACAAATACAGATTTTTGGAAgactcagctgtgtgtgtgtgtgtgtgtgtgtgagagataccATATGTGACTCTAAATACTCTGAATTACAGAATATGGGCTCAGATGAACTGAACTACGCAGCTCTAAGTTTCCAGGCAAAGCCAAAAAGAAGCCGCAGGCCTgcacctgagagagagatggagccaCATGTTGTGTACGCTGCCACCAGATAGACCTGGGAAGCAACAGAAACTCATGCTTTATGTCATTAATCTTATTAGTTGCTAGTCTAATTAGCTGTTCATGGGGTGATTCAAtggaaagaaatacatttaaaataatgtctCTGTATTTTCTCGCTCATGATTCTTTCAGTTTCTCTCTCGTgtctatatttcttatttttttctgagaGGACAAGAGTGTGCTTAATGTGTGATGGAGGACTCAGAAAGGACACTGATGACTTCAAACTTACTTGGTCTGTGGACGGAGGAGGGAGTGACATACACATCACTTGTTTGACAGGAAGAGACACAGTGTGGTCTGAGAACTACTGTGGTGAAAGTCATGAGGCATCTGAAGTCAAAGCTCTGTGGAAACTATAAAAAGAAGGTGTGAAAACTGCCCTACGACAAAATGAAACTAGCTGCTGTACATGTATTAAGACCTATTGGAGAAATAGTGGaggaataaaataacaaacatttgCCAACCTGGGTTGTCAAACATTGTCTGAGTCAAATATAAAGTCTCCACCACAGGAAGTCTTCAGCAGTGACCATAAACATCAACAGAACTGATATTCTCAAAAACAAGAATAACGCTCCCTTAAAACATGTACACCGATCTCTtctgacgttgttgaatcacTCCACTCCTCATCACTTCACACAAATTTCATATTTATCTACTTTACTTCCTCACGCAACACATCAACATCTAGATTCAAAACGGAGCAGCCCACAGGAGACcggaggcctgtactacgaagcaggatttaggGTTAGCGAGGCCACTTCAGAGTTaaccttcagggttttcagtcctacggtggtggttcacttcttaccgggatagatcgccatggtaactgatgctgaacacctaacatGCTCCTGAGCAgattatgttccagataagagatcaaaagaaccgcctactgaccaatcagagctcggtgtgcagatcgtatgataatattacacaaagacaaagaagttacagtcataatccagactacaaacaacacagtttaaactgacaaatgcaggaaggacagctggctgtatgttgtgggtgtttaccgctttgaattatgtttttatatttattgttttacttgttctcaagtccgtttcacaggGACAAGTttggggacaagtcatagtcaagtcagcacactgacacactgacagctgttgttgcctgttgggctgcagtttgccatgttatgatttgagcacattttgtatgctaaatgcagtacctgtgagggtttctggacaatatttgtcattgttctgtgttgttaattgatttctaataataaatatatacatacatttgcataaagcagcatatttgcacactcccaaACACAAATCTAAAACAGTGCATCCGGACATCGCAGCATCAAGCATAAAATATGACGCGACAGGTGCGTCGCTTTGTTTTCTTGTCATatttcatacagtatgtcataccAGAGCAGACTGTTAAGGGTTAGGTGAGGAAGCTTTCAATGACAGCTGTAGGAGTCGTGTTGTTTAAGCATCTATAATTCTTTGTGGCAACTTTTGTCTCAAATAGCGTCTGACACAGATATAACTTTGACTCTCCGACCACCAAACTTTCCTGTGAAGTCATATTTCAAAGTTTTTGCATTCGGCAAATGTGAGCAGcaagatgaaaaacaaacccCGCCTCTCTAAACCCTTTTATAAGAGCTCAGCGGTACAAACTATCCCTGCAGTGACGCGATTAAATGCACAATGAGGAGCTTCACCTTGATAACAGCTTTACTTCTCTGCAGCCTCAGTAAGTACTGACACCAAACCATGTAACCAGTAACCCACCAGAATATGAACCTGCAAATTAGAACTGAATgtattcttgttgttgttgttgtcttattACAGTAACTGTTGCATTACAAGCTTAGGGTTGTTTGTTTCAGGCTCCGTCTCAGGTTCTGAGTCTCAGACTGTGAAGGTTCAGTCTGGTGATGAAGTCACACTGATGTGCACAGACATTACCAGCGGTCGAACTCAGACGGAGTGGTTCAGAGTGATCAACAGAACCAAGCCCAGCTGCATCTCCTCTATGTACGGGTTTGATGGTGAAGCTTTGCTCTGTGATGGATTTCAAAATAGATTTGAAATGAGCTCCAACAAGTCCACTGTCTTTCTTAAAATCAAGCGAGTGGATTTATCTGACTCTGGACTGTATTTCTGTGGATTCTACATGGACGCACATACCGTCATTGCCAGTGCAACATATTTAATCGTTCAAGGTAAGACTGTCATATTTACATCCATCTCACATTTATTGCATTAAAACAgtataaagacaaataagaaACCAATACTGtcaaaaaatttttttaaaggtgatgGTGAATCTAATGGTGAAGTGGATTTTAAGACTGAAAGTAAGATTCTCCTTTTTCATTGTGCAAGTTACCACCGAGCCAGTAATTTCAATCTTAACCACGTCTTTAAAAAATAGAGTCTAATTCTATCATCGTTCTTATAGAGGAGTTTGATGTAACGGCAAACCTAATGAGTTTGATCCTGGGTGGTCTGACCGTTTCCCTCACCATAGTCGTCGTTGTTCTGGCTGTTAAAGTCAGGAAACTTCAGAGAGGTACAGCagatttagaatttgttacacAAGATGGAAAAATCTAAAGCAAAGTATCTGATCAGTAATAATGAACTAATCACACTTTCGTCTTTTACCATTTAGCTGTGAATGAGGAGCCGCAGCCAGAAAGAAACAAGGTGAACTCACCATTAACTTAAATAAAACTGTGTTATGGTTTTAAAGTTGCATTTAAAAGACATGATATGTCTGTTAATGATCTTTGTCCCGAGTTTTAACAGTTGAGGTTCATTAACTTTAATCTCAATCAAATTTTTTTGTCAAGAAAGAGTTTCCACCATGCCGTTACATACAGTTACAAAactgttatttaaaaatgtttaatatcaCCAATCATTTTTAGTTCTGTTGATGAGCTTTTGTCATACAATCTGGCCAATATCCTATTGTTTGAACAACTttcaatcagtaaacagaattTTGGTAAAActatgtatgttttagcatcaaaatgctattttcccaagcccttctaaaaactttttcccatgcgACCTGACATATGTCTGCATGATGACGatgctacatatacagtatatatacatccttatgtTCAGTTATTAACATTACaaacagtaacttagatggcggtcaagggaagcaatgtactgctgtgtgaaCGCCACTTTAGTTTGGcgcagaaagtcacacaataacacaaacaaactaaccgatcgatgcagcgatAGACCAGCAACTACTGTGATCTGCGaggtgaaattactgtttttgtgaatggagtatggtggctttgaagagagcgatataacggcttcagctTCCCGTCGGAAAGGGACTCCATTCaagaaaacagtcattttaccttgcagatcGTGGGAGCATACATACAACTCCTAAGGTTCCTAAATCCTATGTTTAAATAATTCCTTCGTGGAACAACCCACAAATACAGATTTTCGGAAGActcagccgtgtgtgtgtgtgtgtgtgtgtgtgtgtgtgtgtgtgtgtgtgtgagtgatacCGTATTTGACTAAATACTTTGAATTACAGAATCTGGGCTCAGATGAACTGAACTACGCAGCTCTAAGTTTCCAGGCAAAGCCAAAAAGAAGCCGCAGGCCTgcacctgagagagagatggagccaCATGTTGTGTACGCTGCCACCAGATAGACCCAGGAAGCAACAGAAACTCATGCTTTATGTCATTAATCTTATTAGTTGCTAGTCTAATTAGCTGTTCGTGGGGTGATTCAAtggaaagaaatacatttaaaataatatctCTGTATTTTCTCGCTCATGATTCTTTCAGTTTCTCTCTCGTgtctatatttcttatttttttctgagaGGACAAGAGTGTGCTTAATGTGTGATGGAGGACTCAGAAAGGACACTGATGACTTCAAGCTTACTTGGTCTGTGGCCGAAGGAGGGAGTGGCGTACACATCACTTGTTTGACAGGAAGAGACACAGTGTGGTCTGAGAACTACTGTGATGAAAATCATGAGGCATTTGAAGTCAAAGCTCTGTGGAAACTATAAAAAGAACGTGTAAAGACTGGCTTACGACAAAATGAAACTAGCtgctgtaaatgtatttagacCTTTTGGAGGAATAGTGGAGCAATAAAAACAGTATTGACCAGCCAACCTGGGTTGTCAAACATTGTCTGAGTCAAATATCAAGTCTCCACCACAGGAAGTCTTCAGCAGTGACCACAAACATCAACAGAACTGATATTCTCACAAACAAGAATAACGCTCCCTTAAAACATGTATACCAATCTCTtctgacgttgttgaatcacTCCACTCCTCATCACTTCacacaaatttatttaactACTTTACTTCCTCACACACCACATCAACATTTAGATTCAAAACGGAGCAGCCCACAGGAGACcggaggcctgtactacgaagcaggatttaggGTTAGTGAGGtcacttcagggttaactttcagggttttcagtcctacggtggtggttcacttcttaccgggatagatcgccatggtaactgatgctgaacatctaacctgctccagagcaggttatgttccagataagagatcaaaagaaccgcctactgaccaatcagagctcggtgtgcagatcgtatgataatattacacaaagatgaagaagtttaagtcataatccaggctaaaaacaacacagtttaaactaacaaatgcaggaaggacagctggctgtatgttgtgggtgtttaccgctttgaattatgtttttatatttattttttacttgttctcaagtccgtttcacaccgccggagtcgGAGATGTAGCTGAAAGAGGgctgaaatattcatacacGCCACATTGGGCGAAATGAAGTGTATTCTATTCATCCATTATCCTCTTAAAGctttttataatatcactgccccatctagccgactatatctgacttttgagtattgggttaaattaataagtctgttaatttacttattcacacatcggcaattctttcttttgccagctgtccttcctgcatttggcagcttcaactgtgttacttttagtctggattatgtgtttaacttcttcgtatctgtctaatattatagt containing:
- the LOC141760908 gene encoding uncharacterized protein LOC141760908 → MKTFTLITALTLCSFSWISVSGSECQTVEVQSGDEVTLTCTNITSAPVYANWFRLINRTKPSWISSMYGFEGDASYCVEFQNRFEMSSNKSTVFLKIKRVDLSDSGLYFCGFYVDKHTNIADATHLIVQGDGESEGEVDFKTEIEGCDETANLMSLILGGLTVSLTIVVVVLAVKVRKLQRAVNEEPQPERNKVNSPLTYDHYELNYAALSFQAKPKRSRRPAPEREMEPHVVYAATR
- the LOC141760974 gene encoding uncharacterized protein LOC141760974; its protein translation is MRSFTLITALLLCSLSSVSGSESQTVKVQSGDEVTLMCTDITSGRTQTEWFRVINRTKPSCISSMYGFDGEALLCDGFQNRFEMSSNKSTVFLKIKRVDLSDSGLYFCGFYMDAHTVIASATYLIVQEEFDVTANLMSLILGGLTVSLTIVVVVLAVKVRKLQRAVNEEPQPERNKNLGSDELNYAALSFQAKPKRSRRPAPEREMEPHVVYAATR